A single Ochrobactrum sp. BTU1 DNA region contains:
- a CDS encoding heme ABC transporter ATP-binding protein: protein MIETKNLSVSIGNKLIIENINFVARPGEVTAIVGPNGSGKTTLLRALSGDISHTGSAYLDGEDFAGIKPWRMAARRAVLPQASALSFPFTVREIVHIGLTGGFSGVTGAEQEKLPDLALQKVDLAGFSGRLYQELSGGEQQRVQLARVLCQVWKPVVDGRPRYLFLDEPISSLDIKHQITVMEIARDFAAAGGGVIAILHDLNLTAMFADSIAVMHNGKLDTIGTPQHALTDDRLERVYECSLRVGVPPAQGVPFVLPQSAYASAI from the coding sequence ATGATCGAAACCAAAAACCTAAGTGTATCTATCGGCAATAAGCTGATCATAGAGAATATAAATTTTGTTGCGCGTCCTGGCGAGGTGACAGCAATTGTTGGGCCTAACGGCTCGGGCAAGACGACGCTGCTGCGCGCGCTTTCTGGTGATATTTCTCATACGGGTTCTGCATATCTGGATGGCGAGGATTTTGCAGGGATAAAGCCTTGGCGCATGGCCGCGCGTCGGGCTGTGCTGCCCCAAGCCAGCGCTTTGTCTTTTCCATTTACTGTTCGCGAGATCGTCCATATCGGTTTGACGGGTGGTTTCAGCGGCGTAACTGGTGCAGAGCAGGAAAAGTTGCCCGATCTTGCTTTGCAGAAGGTTGATCTCGCAGGCTTCAGCGGCAGGCTTTATCAGGAGCTTTCGGGTGGTGAACAGCAACGAGTGCAGCTTGCACGCGTCCTCTGTCAGGTCTGGAAGCCAGTCGTGGATGGAAGACCGCGTTATCTGTTCCTGGATGAGCCTATTTCGAGCCTCGATATAAAGCATCAGATCACAGTTATGGAAATAGCACGCGATTTCGCAGCGGCTGGCGGCGGCGTTATTGCTATCCTTCACGATCTCAATCTGACTGCGATGTTCGCTGACAGTATCGCTGTCATGCACAACGGCAAACTTGATACTATAGGCACGCCACAACATGCGCTGACTGATGATCGGTTGGAGCGGGTCTATGAATGTTCTCTCAGGGTCGGTGTGCCGCCAGCGCAAGGCGTGCCATTCGTGTTGCCACAATCGGCCTATGCCTCGGCAATCTAA
- the rirA gene encoding iron-responsive transcriptional regulator RirA, whose translation MRLTRQTNYAIRMLMYCAANDGKLSRVPEIARAYGVSELFLFKILQPLVENGLVETVRGRNGGVRLGRAAKDISLFDVVRVTEENFAMAECFENEATECPLVDSCGLNSALREALNAFFGVLMKYSISDLVKARPNVRVLLGLDEDLEVERVAS comes from the coding sequence ATGCGTCTTACTCGTCAGACGAATTATGCCATTCGCATGCTTATGTATTGTGCCGCCAATGACGGCAAACTGAGCCGCGTTCCGGAAATTGCCCGCGCTTATGGCGTTTCGGAGCTTTTCCTCTTCAAGATTTTGCAGCCGCTTGTGGAAAACGGACTGGTTGAGACTGTTCGCGGCCGTAACGGCGGTGTGCGTCTCGGACGCGCCGCTAAGGATATCTCGCTTTTCGATGTCGTGCGCGTGACCGAAGAAAACTTCGCCATGGCAGAATGCTTCGAAAACGAGGCAACAGAATGTCCACTTGTCGATAGCTGTGGTCTCAACTCAGCCCTGCGTGAAGCACTCAATGCGTTCTTCGGCGTATTGATGAAATACAGCATCTCGGATCTGGTTAAGGCGCGTCCGAATGTTCGCGTGCTTCTCGGACTTGATGAAGATCTCGAAGTGGAACGCGTTGCCAGCTGA
- a CDS encoding YbaK/EbsC family protein: MSLESVKAFFADKAPEIAVIELPTSTATVALAAEAHGVEPGQIAKTLSFAAKNQTILIVTRGDARIDNRKFKDQFGSKPRMLDAESVLNETSHPVGGVCPFGLPSALPVYCDLSLKDFDEVVPAAGATNSAVRIAPQKMAELVSAEWIDVCQ; the protein is encoded by the coding sequence ATGAGCCTGGAATCGGTCAAGGCGTTTTTCGCAGACAAGGCACCCGAAATCGCGGTGATTGAACTGCCAACCAGTACGGCGACAGTCGCCCTAGCCGCCGAGGCACATGGTGTGGAACCGGGACAGATCGCAAAGACACTGTCATTTGCAGCGAAAAATCAGACCATACTTATTGTAACGCGGGGAGATGCGCGTATCGATAATCGCAAGTTCAAGGATCAGTTCGGAAGCAAGCCGCGCATGTTGGATGCAGAAAGCGTCTTGAATGAAACAAGTCACCCGGTCGGCGGTGTTTGCCCGTTTGGATTGCCCAGTGCCCTACCCGTTTACTGCGATTTGTCGCTCAAGGATTTCGACGAAGTTGTTCCGGCGGCCGGGGCTACAAACAGTGCAGTGCGGATCGCTCCCCAGAAAATGGCCGAGCTTGTTTCGGCCGAATGGATTGATGTTTGCCAGTAA
- a CDS encoding helix-turn-helix transcriptional regulator has translation MSVGIVQRLSVVSFSSIKITGRVIFIALKAVKAYAWFMITSDQIRAARAFLNWKQTDLAAAANISEMSVKNVEKGQTDTRVSTLKAIEQAFTAAGMEFINESYRTGIVLFHNKE, from the coding sequence ATGTCGGTCGGCATAGTGCAGCGGCTTTCGGTTGTGTCTTTCTCGTCTATAAAAATAACCGGCAGGGTTATTTTTATTGCTCTAAAAGCCGTAAAAGCCTATGCTTGGTTTATGATTACATCAGATCAAATCCGCGCTGCGAGAGCGTTTCTCAACTGGAAGCAGACCGACTTAGCGGCGGCTGCGAACATCTCAGAGATGAGCGTGAAAAACGTAGAAAAGGGTCAAACCGACACCCGTGTTAGTACCCTAAAAGCAATAGAACAGGCCTTTACGGCCGCTGGGATGGAATTTATTAATGAATCTTATCGCACTGGAATAGTATTATTTCATAACAAAGAGTAA